The window GGCATGAAAGACTGATGAGTCAATTCTGACAATGGAAATTGGTGGTTGGATATGTAAAGTATTACATGGATTAGTCACCTACCAATTTCtagcttcaaatccttgtaTACTTTCTCACACAATAGACCTTTTTACTGTTAGATATCTAGGAAATTGTGCGAGCTACATTGATTATTATGTGAGAAGGCTATAATGGAATTTGCACAAGGATGATGCATgcttccctatatatatttaaGTTAAAAGATGTTATTTCTTCTTGGGATTGTATAACTgacatctttgtttttttttggataaagtaaatgacacctctatactTGTATTTATAGaatataacattttttttaaattgtcctttgtcttattttttaaatttttttaaggtatattttttctttcttttgggtgCAGAAAGTCAGAAACCCCTCAAGAGgtttgtcattatcaaaagctgTCACAGCTTTGCACAATCCTTGAATACATTTGTAAAAGGACACAGTTTTCATTAAGCCTCCATTCACCCATGGAGCATGAGAGGGTATTGAAAGGGCATTTGAGGGAACATACTAtgatactaaaaccctataaagatttgtgaaccctaggatgatgtgGTGAAGGAAAAGTCTCTCTTTTGTGAAATGATAGTACTTATTCTTATTGGGAAAAATCTGTGTTACTAATAGGTGAAAAAAGCAACTGTACAAATTATTTGCCATGTTAATgggtgtcaataaaaaaatcccttcttaaaataatataaattgcTAAAATAAGACCAAACCCAGCCTATCCTAAACCCAACAGGGCTGGGCCTGGACTGAGCCTTGGGAACCAAGGCGGGGGATGGGTTTCAAAAGCCGGTCCAGCCAGGACCAGTTGCCTCCTATTCTAAAAGGTGGCTCTAGCCTCTGATCTGATTCTATCTGATCCGATCCAACCCGTTTACGGCTCTTTGGCTCCACGAAACAAAACAGTATTGGTCAATCGTAGATTGTAACAGGTGGTCGCGGTTGAAAGCTACAACGGATTGTACTGAGAGGAATGAGGATTTGGGTGGGGGTGAGTGGGGAAACCCTGAACGATTAAGTGGGGACACATTATCCACAACCCACGAAATCAGGAGGCGGAGAAATGTTCcacgtcatcatcatcatctgccACGTCATAAAAATCCACCCTATCAGGTTTCACCATTAGATTACGCATTTTCCAAAACCAACCAATCACACCTCAATCGCCAAAATCCGACGTGGCACACCCACATCCACCAGATCAAGCATTTAAGTGTCTTGGTCTTCACACACGTCCACTTGTCACTCATCTTCTGATCTTCCCGcctgggaaaagaaaaaggagagggaAGTTCCGATGGCGTCGCTTGCAGCGTCCACGGCGTCAGCCTCTCTGGGTGTCACAGAGATGCTGGGGAACCCTCTCAACTTTACAGGCGCAGTCCGTTCGGCCCCGACTGCATCCAGCCCGGCCACCTTCAAGACTGTAGCGCTCTTCTCTAAGAAGAAGGCGGCGCCACCGCCAAAGCCCAAACCAGCTGCCGTCTCTCCGGTGAACGAAGAGCTCGCCAAGTGGTATGGTAAGTCATTCTTTTCCCCCAACCATTCATTCTCAAATCACCCAAAAGAACTGGCGTCCCGTACGcttctttgtttatttcttttcagAATTCTAAACCTCTTACCTTCTATATTGGGTTCGACCTAAAGGTAGTTTGGTAATTTTATTTCAGGCCCTGACAGAAGGATTTTCTTGCCGGATGGACTCTTGGACAGATCTGAGGTTCCTGAATACCTCACCGGAGAAGTTCCCGGAGAGTAAGGCCCCATCCATATAATACTAgttgccaaaaaataaaaaattatgtataCATGTATCTAGGAGGTCTTAAACTGTAATGTGCTCTGTTGTTCAGGTAGGGATGGTATGGGAGTTCTTATATACTGATTCCtgtgggggttttttttttttttgtttctgggtTTTGTCATTTGCAGTTATGGTTATGATCCATTTGGTCTCAGCAAGAAACCTGAAGACTTCAGCAAGTAAGTCAACTTCTCATTCTCTTTGTCTTCTCTCCGGTCTTTGAGTCTTCAATATTGTTCATTGACGGGGTTCGGGGTTATAAGAGACCGAAGGAACTCTGCATTTATTTGAAGATCATCTATCTGTGTTGTGCCACCCCAACATTGCTTGCAAAAAGTGTTTACAGAGGTTAGCGCTTGTTTTGGTTTGCACCCGATGCAAATGCCATCATTAAACAGGAAAGCATGGACGCATGGGCATTGCCATTGTTGATAATCCACTGTAAACGTAGATCGGTAGATACCTGACCATGTTGGTGAGAGCAGCAACCAACAAGGGTTTGTGTTTCGGGTCCTTGACTAGCCAATCAGCTTTTTTACTCCTGTGCCAATATGTTGACTGTTGAGGATAGTTTGATATGAATTCCTACAAAAGTTCTGAGTTGCAGAAATACTCTGTCTCTCTCATGAACAATTGAGTGTTGTATTGCTGCAGATATCAGGCATACGAACTCATCCATGCCCGGTGGGCGATGCTTGGTGCTGCTGGCTTCATTATCCCAGAAGCTTTCAACAAATTTGGTGCGAATTGTGGCCCTGAAGCCGTTTGGTTCAAGGTATGTTAAGTATGTAGCCCCAAATATCTTagacaaaagaaacaaagaattgAACCCCTCATCTCATCTGCAGAGTCTTTTCTGTGTGCCACTGTACGTTCCTAACACATCAATTGTGCAGGCACAAGTTTGGGCCAGTTATGATGGCCCATAAGGTAGAGCGGAGCCACAAAGGCATTCCCCCCACTGCACCTTGAGTTGCAAAattctatttgtttttgttaaGCATCAACCTCGAATATATGTCACTCCTCTGCTGAACATAATTTGTGTAAATGTTTCGTAATTACGGCTCATTGGTAGCTCCTTCATCCAAACCTTGCATTTTATGTTCATTCTCCTCTTTACTCAACTCCCTTGTGCCAAAGCTTGTTGGCCATTGATTTGAGGTTAGAATTTGAATTAAGCATATATTCTAGGCTTCTAGCATTCTAGAGAACAGTGAGGGCAACATTAACAATTCTCAAGGCTACCCATCAAGTGTGTCTGAAGACCCAGACGCAATCACTCCAGCTTCTATGCTAATGTGGACATATTTTTCCGCCTGAACTAGGATCATGTtggtcatttccatgggattCAATTTATGCTCCATCTACTTGAGCCAAAGTTCCCTTTCAATTGCTTTAGATTTGTTTTTCAACTGAATTCactgattttttttctccaaccAAAATATTCCCTGAAATATTATGAATAGGCTTCTCTAATGAGGAGATGCATAAATTTATACAGACAGGAGCTCTACTCCTTGATGGGAACACATTGAACTACTTTGGGAAGAACATCCCTATCAACCttattgttgctgttgttgctgaAGCTGTTCTTGTCGGAGGTGCTGAATATTACAGAATTATCAATGGCCTGGTATGCATTGTTATTTGGTATCTTTCTTCATACTAGTCCTGGTGGTCATATGGTGGTGAGATTAATGACATTACCAATAGGAAACCAAACATTCCACAGCATTTCTTGGACAAAGTACAGTAAGAATTTTAAAGCAAAAACCAACTGGACTGGTAACTGCCTGAACGCACCCTAATTTCTTTCAGTACCACTTAAGATGAAAAGATCATTTGCATGTCAAGCCTAGTGCAACAGGAATGGAGAAATTGATGGTTCGGATTCGTTGGAAGAACCTTGAACCTATGAATTAGTGGAATAGGATCATCTAAGGTGACTTAGGATGTTGGGGGGATCACGAACTTCCAGTGGATtaagattattattttttttacctaTGCTGATCAGTCTACCATACTAAGACTTGTAATTGTcatgtattttgtttttcttgtagAATCTGGAGGACAAACTTCACCCAGGTGGTCCATTCGATCCACTGGGGCTTGCAAATGATCCTGACCAGGCAGCCCTACTGAAGGTGAAGGAGATCAAGAATGGAAGATTGGCCATGTTTGCTATGCTTGGTTTCTTTGTGCAGGCTTACGTCACGGGTGAGGGTCCTGTTGAAAACCTTGCCTCCCATCTCAGTGATCCCTTCGGCAACAACTTGCTTACGGTGATTTCTGGTTCTGTTGAAAGGGCTCCGACCCTGTAATTGTTATATTTTTGTTGTAGTAATTGAAATTAAATGAGAGGTTCCAAGGCCTTTGACCCTATTAATCTTTGGAGTTGCACCTGAACAGTTCCTCTCCCAATTAAGTCTCCATCATGTCTTACTGTATAGAGCTGGTTATATTAATCAACTCACCTTGCTCATCTTTCTAAGAcgggatcatgtccttgtacaattACTGTACAAGGCCCTCCagggccactcacatggaatccactcctcctgTGGGGGCCATAGTGGATTCCATCTTTCTTACGTACGTTTAAGTACCCAACCAGTAACGCAGTTGCGCCATTAAATGTCCAATCCATTGTGGGATCAATGAAATGTTTATGCCATGATACATTGAACTTTTCAAATGATTGTTACAGCTGGGGTGTCAATGGGGGTGTCTAACTGCTTGAATAATCGACATACCTGATCTCAAGTAATCAAGGCTCCATTAAAAGGAATAAGGAACTTAAATTACAATGGATCGGAGCACACCAATTTATATTTATGACCAAAATCCATTGAATACTGTAGGGAAAGTAAAAAAGGGATTGGGAGAGTTCACTGAATACTTACTGTAGGGGCAGTAAAATGTATCTTACCCTGGATCGGTACAGTTTTAGAAATTTTGATGAGGAGTCAGGACAGGATCCATGCATTTACGCCCAAATAAGAATCATATCCTATTGAATTCATTATTGGATACTGAATAAATATGACCTACAGCAACGTTGTGATGAAACTCAAGGGTCAATTATTTGTTTCTTAATAATCAAATTCAATAACTTCATTGATTATTCAAAGAGGAAAAGTCTAAGACCTGTATGCGAAAGAAGAATGAATGGGTGATGCTTGAATCCACCAAACCTGAGAGAAAGAAAACTTGGAGGCAACAATAGCAAGAATGTGGGTCTCATTAGCTAGGGACagctaaagaaaaaaaaaagtcattttcaAACTGTGATTAATTTGAGCTACCTAGGAGAATGGTGGCCATCTCCCAGCTGGATGAAGGGGGAGTCAAATAATTGATTGCCTTGATCAATTCTGTACAACCTGAAAGCACCATTAGTTTACTCAAATTTAGGCTTCTAATAAGGAGTAGCAAAGCCTGCCTGagggttgctgctgctgctgcttctactacCATATAGCTCATAAGAAATTGGAATGGACCTTTGCTGCAGAAAATTCTTCTTTGGGATCTTTGATGACAACTCCACCTCCCGCCTAGTGGGACCTTTTGTAGAAGCTTTCATATCATGGAACAAAGTAGTAGCTTGGCGGGATTGATCAGGGAGAGAAGATTGTGTTCAGGTTGGGCTAGAGACCATTTTGTTGTTATTAGTCTCAGAGATCCTTACTTGGAGGTTTCCTCATGACAAAGTTGAAGAGCCAAGAAGTGGAATAAGACCACATTGTCTTAGATGACATCAGGCTGCATAGTGAACACTAGCGcctccatgtgtctatctctatcTTTCCTCCTATGAAATAATATAtctgggaggagagagatagacatcgGGACGCGCTAACATATGCTATATGTACAGCCAGACAGGAACTCAATCCctataaaaaattacaataaataataaatttaagGATCAGAGTCATTTTTTACAAGATtacaaaaatcaacataaaatTGTAACGAATATGCAGAAAATTCAGTCAATCTCAATTGCACGGAGGCTATCACACCAAACATGTTGAAACTCATAAAACCGTGACGATCTTTCATCAACTAGATGTAAGGGATGGCGCATGCACTCTTAGAAACTCACTCCAATATATCGAtcaggaaaataaataaattatatcgatgaggaaaataaataaattatctcCCAAGCCTAGCAGCATTGACACAGTCCCTTGGACTGTGGGAAGCAACCCCAGGAACAAGGagcccaaaaaccctaaatagaATAGAGGTTGAACTCTCCGTGTAATCTTTGCCATGTTGAATGCCAATGTAGAGGGCTCTGGATAGGTCCAACAAAGCATGGAAGTGCTTGGAAAGAAGATAAAAGGGACTGAAGTAGTTCTCATCTGGTTCTTCATTCAAAACCTGTGCTCTGTACCAGCCATGATAGTAAAGGCAGCCTCCAAAGTGTACGAATTGTGAATAAGGATCATCGAAGGGAATCCTGGGGACAATGTCATATCTATAGACCACCCTAACGTACCTCTTGAATTTGGAGTTGAGATGTGTTTCCATGAAACTCCCGAATTGCTTATCTCCAACCCTGGGCTGTCCAAAGGTGTACACACCAAACAATCTACTTAAGATGGAGGTTTGTTGGTGATGTATAAGAATGGCAGGGAAAAGAGTAGCGAGTGCTGCCCCTAAGCTGTGTCCTGTTATCAATATCTTGGCACCCTTGTTCTTCTCAACCAATGCTCTCAGTTTATCTCCGATGAGGTAGTATGCTAACTCTTTGTCTCCTCTGTACTCTTTCGGCCAACCTTTTCCAACATCTTTTTCGTCTTGGAGTCCGAGAGCCTTCATGAATCCCAAGTGAACTCTTCCCATTTTCCCCATTGACAGCCATGAGAGATCCAAGTCGGTACACCAATTTTTGGCATTGAAGGGTTCAGTCCCACGAAATGCCACCACAATTAGTCGGGCATTTTTGGGTCTGTCGCAGAATATGAATGCATGGGTTGTCTTCTCCTTTAGAAACACTGCAATCAATTAATAATTAAGGTAGTGTTATTGGGGGTGGGGAGGTGGGGAGAGAGGGAGGGTAAAAAGGTATATATCTTATGGAATTGGCAAGAAGATCGAGTTGAGTCTTACCATTCCAACAGTTGAAGAACCCCTCAAAATGCATCTGCATACAATAATATCGATCCGAGTTAATTAAAacaatttgagtttgaaattaatTAAGGACATTCCCAAAttaatgcatgatatatatatataaaggggcgttgttctttgtgccgtagcgcagcctaccgcccaggcacatgggggtggacgcaatgaccaccttgctcCCCCCGCGTTcaggctgtccatgtgcctgggcgcaggctacgctgaggcacagagaacattcaacatcaaataaataaaagctagcAATACCAGGGaggggtaaggcaatcatttcataggtgggtcccatctggggccccacatgtgaaatgactacctcCTCCTGGACTTGGCTCTTTTGCAGCCGAGCTGCACAGATGCAACACCAAAACCACCCCAAATatgggggggaaggggggggtggtggtcatttcacatgggggggcaggtgggacccacctgtgaaatgactatcttacccctgtttttgctgtcgtttagcgATGTTGCACctgtgcagctcccgccacggctgcaCAAGAGCCAAGTCCATATATACGGACCCAAAtaataatttgaaattgaaaatgtaCCTTCCAGTGGTTAGTAACAGCGTTGTTCACGTAGGCTGGGTTCTCGTAGGCTACCTTTGACGCCATCATACACAATTCTAATGGATTAATAATACGTTCAATCCTGCGTGTGGGCGCTGTCTTACTTATGCAGCTGGGAACCGAGGATGATCTGTGGAGATCGATCCGTCCATCTATATGTCCAAGAAATGACCTCCACTCCTTCGATTCTGAGTTTGGAATCACCACCGAACCTCCTACGTACAATTCACCACCACCCACaacaaaagaattaaaaaaccCCATCAGTAGTACTACTTCACTACAATATTAGTCCCTAATTTTCTGCTGCCACAAATtccaatcccccaaaaaaagtttgagagggagaggggggggggtgtttagTTAGTAATTAACATTATAAGCACGTATACGTACCTCTGAGAATGGTTGCAATCAATTTTAGAATACCACCATTAACTGAAAACAAGTTCAAGGTGAACTCTAGAGCAAAGCCTAGCAAAGAGAGAGGCCGCCTAATCCGTAGCATGATCTTCTGTAACACACAGCTGAAAAATGTTATCCAGTGAGCTTCGATGCTTCCTTGACTATCATCATgatggctgctgctgctgctgatttctACATGGCCAGAACCCTTTAAGCTTCTCCAAGGCAATAAGAAATCTAATATATGAGACCTTTTCAGTTTTTCAGGACGATAGATGATATAACTACTACTTGAACCACAGCAAGTTGATTCCATATTAATTGGCAGAAAACTAATTAAGGAGATGGATCAATTATTGCAAGAAgagatcgatcgatcgatcgaaggaaaaaggaggggagaggagaggagaggagaggagcaGTCTAGCTCCTGATGACTTGGGGAGGCCGGCTAGCTTTAATTTGGAGATGATGGACCACCAAGAGAATTAAGAAGCGCGCTACAAGGGTGAAGGGGTGGCTTAATTAAGTGGTGCATGCCTCATACATATAtcatcttttatatatataatcgATCTTGGGGAAATGGAAAACTATCTCTCCACTGACTCCACACACcacatatatattttatatatatatatgatttgcGTCCGCAGACCAAAAACTTAATCCGGTTGCCAATGAGACTTGGCCGCTGCTGCTGgtggatagagaggacatggtgTAAATAAGTCATACATGATCATATATGTCAATTATCGTATTCCATTTcaattatataaaattagtGGCCGCCATGAATTAGAGTATTAGACCTTCTCTATATTTTCAATAGTTTAACACATGGT is drawn from Telopea speciosissima isolate NSW1024214 ecotype Mountain lineage chromosome 1, Tspe_v1, whole genome shotgun sequence and contains these coding sequences:
- the LOC122645689 gene encoding chlorophyll a-b binding protein CP26, chloroplastic-like — encoded protein: MASLAASTASASLGVTEMLGNPLNFTGAVRSAPTASSPATFKTVALFSKKKAAPPPKPKPAAVSPVNEELAKWYGPDRRIFLPDGLLDRSEVPEYLTGEVPGDYGYDPFGLSKKPEDFSKYQAYELIHARWAMLGAAGFIIPEAFNKFGANCGPEAVWFKTGALLLDGNTLNYFGKNIPINLIVAVVAEAVLVGGAEYYRIINGLNLEDKLHPGGPFDPLGLANDPDQAALLKVKEIKNGRLAMFAMLGFFVQAYVTGEGPVENLASHLSDPFGNNLLTVISGSVERAPTL
- the LOC122672223 gene encoding triacylglycerol lipase OBL1-like → MESTCCGSSSSYIIYRPEKLKRSHILDFLLPWRSLKGSGHVEISSSSSHHDDSQGSIEAHWITFFSCVLQKIMLRIRRPLSLLGFALEFTLNLFSVNGGILKLIATILRGSVVIPNSESKEWRSFLGHIDGRIDLHRSSSVPSCISKTAPTRRIERIINPLELCMMASKVAYENPAYVNNAVTNHWKMHFEGFFNCWNVFLKEKTTHAFIFCDRPKNARLIVVAFRGTEPFNAKNWCTDLDLSWLSMGKMGRVHLGFMKALGLQDEKDVGKGWPKEYRGDKELAYYLIGDKLRALVEKNKGAKILITGHSLGAALATLFPAILIHHQQTSILSRLFGVYTFGQPRVGDKQFGSFMETHLNSKFKRYVRVVYRYDIVPRIPFDDPYSQFVHFGGCLYYHGWYRAQVLNEEPDENYFSPFYLLSKHFHALLDLSRALYIGIQHGKDYTESSTSILFRVFGLLVPGVASHSPRDCVNAARLGR